AAGACGCACGGCAACCTTTATGAGGCGAACGGGGATCCGAACGCCTTGCTGATCCAGATTACGAAGGAAATGCAGGCCGTCGCGCGACCGGGCAAGACCAACTAGCTTTCGTCGTCCTCGCCGCCGGTTTCGACTCCAAGGTCATTGTCGCCGGTTTCCAGGTCGACTTCCTCGTCCGGGCTGATCTCGGCGTCTTCGTCGACTGCCAGATCCTCGGCCGCCAGCTCGTCGTCCTGCGCGGGTTCCTTGGCGGCCACGGGCGCAGCTTCAAACGCCATCGGCTGCTTGGACTTCAGCACCGGCTCCGGCACGAAGTCGGTGCCGCAGTTGATGCAGTGCACCGGATCGTCATTGCCGAGGTCGTAGAAGCGGGTCGAGCACTTGGGGCAAGTGCGCTTGGAGCCCCATTCGGGCTTCACCATGAAAAACGTCTCCAGTTTCGAATTCGCGCGCGCGCCCATCGACTGGGGCAGCGTTCGGCGGGGCGCCTTGCCATAGGCATAGCCCCCTGTCAAAGCGCCCAAATCGCATGAGCAAGGACCTGAGTGACAACCGCCCGATCGTAATCGCGGTCGACGGACCCGCGGCCAGCGGCAAGGGAACGATCGCCCGGGCACTGGCGGCCCATTTCGGCCTGCCGCACATGGATACCGGCCTGCTCTACCGCGCGGTGGCGCTCAACCTGTGGCGCTGGGGCGGGGACCCGTCGAGCGAGTTCGAGGCTCTCCGGGCGTGCTCCGCTGTCGGTGTCGATCCGGATGACCCAGAGCTGCGCAGCGAGGCGGTCTCCAAATATGCTTCCGCCATTTCGGCCTACCCTTCCGTGCGCGCGGCCTTGCTGGAACGCCAGCAGGAATTCGCCGGACAGCCGAAGGGGGCTGTGCTGGACGGACGCGACATCGGAACGGTGATTGCGCCGGATGCGCCGGTGAAGCTTTTCGTAACTGCGTCGGCCGAGGTCAGGGCGCAGCGCCGCGTGCGCGAGCTGCTTGCCCGCGGGATGCCTGCGCACCTTGAGGACGTGCTGCTCGACATCCACGCTCGCGACGACCGGGACTCAAGCCGCAAAACCGCGCCGCTGCGTCAAGCCGACGGGGCGCTCCTGCTCGACACCACTGACCTCGATGTCGACCAATCGATCGCCAAGGCCATCAACCTGGCCGAAGAGCAACTCGCGCGCGCCGAATAAAGAGAGGCCCGGCAGCAAGGGGATCACTGCCGGGCCATCCTGTATTGGAACCCGCCTCCAGATTGCCGTCTAGATCAGGCGGGCTCCGTGAGATTCAACTAATAGCATAAATCCGCGTTGCGCGCGACTGTCGCTTTGTCTCGAACCAAGACACCCGGCCACGCGTCAGGGCTTGCGGCGAAGGCTCCAAACGAGCGCGGACAGGCTGGTCAGCACGGCAGCGAAAGCGATCAGAAGGGCGGGACTGATTAACATCATGACAGCGACTCCGTGAATCACAGTTCACTATTTGTTCCCTATCTACAATAGGAAAATACCTATCAGGCCAATGATCGCTGAGTAGGGATATTTTCACCTCTCGTGCTTAGACGATAGCGCTGAAACCGACGCCCGGAGCGCGCCACCAATGCATGCCAAAGCCGGCCCGATCGCCAGCAGCCATATGATCATCAGCTGCGCGACCATTGCCGCGATCCTGTTGTTCGTCGCGCTGGGCAGCCGGGTTCTTGCCCCGGCGCTTGGCGGTGCCGCTGTTCCGAACAGCAGCCTGACCATGGCGTTCCTGCTGAACATCGCGATCATCCTGTTCGGCTGGCGGCGGTCCAAGGATTTGCGCGAGGCGCTCGACGCCTATGAGCAGGCCGAACGGCTCGCCGAACGCAACGCCAACACCGACCCGACGACGGGACTTGCCAATCGGCGCGAGGTCTTGCGCTCGATTGCCGACGCAATGGAGGCCAGACGCGGTGCGACTTTGCTGCTGATCGACCTCGACCACTTCAAGCGGGTGAACGACCTTCACGGCCATGTCGTCGGCGACCAGTTGCTGAAGCATGTCGCCGAAGTGCTCCTCGGCGCCGCACCCAGTGGCGCTTGCTGCGCCCGTACCGGCGGTGACGAGTTCGCAGTGCTTATCGAAAGCGCCGACGCCAAGAATGCCGAGCAGGTCGCCACTGGCGTGCTCGCCCAGCTCGCGACCCCGACGTTCGCCGCCGGCGCGCAGGTGCAAGCCACCGCCTCGATCGGCATTGCCGGCGCTGAGAAGCTTAGCAAGGCCGAGGACCTGCTTCGACGGGGTGACGTTGCGCTTTACTCAGCCAAGCGCGCCGGACGCGGCCAGTTCGCCTGGTTCGACCCGCAGCTCGACCGCGAGCTGAGCGAGCGGCTCGAGTTCGAGGAGGACATGCGCGTCGGCATCGCCAAGGGCGAGTTCGTGCCGTTCTTCCAGCCGCTCATCGACCTCAGCACGCGGGACCTCGTCGGGTTCGAGGCGCTCGCTCGCTGGCGCTCGCCGAAGCGCGGCTTCGTCGAGGCCGACCAGTTCATCGACGTCGCCGAAAGCAGCGGCCTGATCAGCCCGCTGACGCTCGGCGTGATTGCACAGGCGCTAAAGGAAGCGCGGACCTGGCCGCCGAACCTGAAGCTTGCCGTCAACATCTCGCCAGTTCAGTTCCGTGACAGCCGCCTTGCCGCGCAGATCATCAAGGTGCTGACTGAGAGCGGCTTCCCCGCGAGCCGGCTGGAAATCGAGATTACCGAGGCCGCGCTGCTTGAAGACCGCGATCAGGTTCTGTCGATCATCCACAGCCTCAAGAACGTTGGCGTCAGCGTCAGCCTCGACGATTTCGGGACCGGCTATGCCAGCCTCGCGCAGGTCAATTCGCTGCCGCTCGATCGCGTGAAGATCGATCGCAGCTTTATCAGCACGATCGTTAAGAGCGAGTCGACGGCGGCGATCGTCAGCTCGATCGCGGGGCTCGGCCATCAGCTTAACGTTCCGATCACCGCCGAGGGCGTTGAGTCCGAGCAAATCCGAAACGCGCTCAAGAATTTCGGTTGCACCGAAGCGCAAGGCTGGCTGTTCGGCCGCCCGGTGAGCGGCGACAGCGTTCGCACTTTCCTTGGCCTCAAGGGGCAAAACGGAGCTGGGGACATGACGGCCGAGCCACCGAAAGCCGCCGAGGGCGACCGCCACCGCTTCACCCCCCGGATCGGGCGAGTGCTTTAGCTCCGAAAATCATGTGCTGCTGACAGCAAAACGCCGCGGAGAAACCGCGGCGCTTCGCTTATGTGTAGACGGGTTACGCGGCCCGATAGGTGACCTTGACGTTCCTCGTCCTGCGTATTTGGAACCCGATGGCGCCAAAGCCGAGAAGCGTCATCGCCCAGGTCGCTGGTTCAGGGACCTCACCAACCGGTCCGCCTTCTTTATAGAACCACTGCAGGACCGCCGGGCCTCCGCAGCACTCACCGTAGGACATGGTGAAGTGGTACGTGCCGGCGGACGGCGCGGTGATCGTGAATGGAGTGGTGACCGGGGCCGTCGGCCCAGGAGTGTCGACGACCAAGCCAATTCCGCCGTCGAGGCTTAGTTGCAAGCCGTCGTCGTGTGCACATTTTTTGAGCAGTGCATAACCCTGGCCAATTTTCTTGGCGATCAGCGCGCCGGCCAGCACCGCGAGGACGAGTGAGCGTTCATCCTATCATCCTATTTGCCGCAGTCGAACAAATCCGGATGCTGGCGCGGCTGGGAGCGGAGATATTGCGGCGGCACCTGCACCTTGCCGCCGATTTCGGCTGCCGCGTGCCACGGCCAGCGCGGGTCGTAGAGGATGCCGCGGGCGAGCGCGACCATGTCGGCATCGCCCGTTCCGACGATTGCCTCTGCCTGCTCCGGCTCAGTGATCATCCCGACCGCAACGACCGGCATGTTGACGGCGCGCTTGATCTCGCGGGCTAGAGGAACCTGATAGCTCGGGCCGACCGGGATCTGCTGGCGCGGGTCCAGGCCGCCGCTAGAGACGTGAATGGCGCCGCAGCCGAGCGCATCCAGCGCCCTAGCGAACTCTATCGTTTGCTCAAGGTCCCAGCCACCATCGACCCAGTCGGTTGCGGAGACGCGCATCGTGACGGGCTTGTCGGGCGGAAAGGCAGCGCGAACCGCGTCGAATACTTCGAGCGGGAAGCGCATTCGGTTTTCGAGGCTGCCGCCATATTCGTCGGTGCGGCGGTTGGAGAGCGGCGAAAGGAACTGGTGGAGGAGATAGCCGTGCGCGCCGTGTAGCTGGACGGCAGCGAGGTCGAGGCGCGCTGCGCGCACTGCGGCGTCCGCGAACGCTTCACGGATGCGATCAAGGCGCTCGCGGTCGAGCTCGACCGGCGGGTTCTCGCCTTCGAGGAATGGAATGGGCGAAGGCGCTACCGTCTGCCATCCATTCTCCGCATGCGGCGTAATCTGTGCGCCGCCGAACCATGGTTTGTCGGTCGACGCCTTGCGCCCGGCATGGCCCAGTTGGATCGCAACCGGCATGTCCGACCAGCGCCGAACGCTTGCCAGCACCCGCGCCATCGCTTCCTCGTTGGCGTCCGACCACAGGCCGGTGTCGCCGTAGCTGATGCGCCCCTCCGGCGTAACGCCGGTTGCCTCGATGGTGAGCAGCGCCGCGCCGGACAGCGCGAGATGGCCGAGGTGGATCATGTGCCAGTCGGTCATGTTCCCGTCCTCGGCCGAATATTGGCACATGGGCGCTATGACGATGCGGTTAGCGAGCTTGAGGCCGCCGACCTCGATCGGGCTGAACAAGGCTGGCATGAAATTCCTTAGCTGGAGAGAGCGGGTTCGGGCTGCCGGACGGCTTCCATGAGGAGTTGGTAGGATTTCAGACGCGCCTGGTGATCGTAAACCTGCGCGGTGACCATCAGCTCGTCGGGTAGCGTGCACTCGACGAACTCCCCGATCTGGCGGCGCGCCGTCTCGGGACTGCCGATGGCGGATGCCGACAGTATCTGGCGCAGCGTTGCGCGCGCCTCGAGCGGCAGCTCGTCGGCATAACCGGGCCTCGGCGGCGGTAGCTGGATGGGGTTGCCGGTGCGTAGCGAGACGAAGGCCTGCTGCACCGATGTTGCCAGCAGCTGCGCTTCCTCGTCGCTGTCTGCGACGATCGCATTGAAGCCGAGCATGACGTACGGCTTGTCGAGCTGTTCCGACGGCTCGAACCGCTCGCGATAAACCTTGATCGCCTCCATCATCATCTGCGGCGCGAAGTGCGAGGCGAAGGCGTATGGAAGGCCGAGCATTGCCGCGAGTTGCGCTCCGAACAGGCTCGACCCGAGAATCCAGATCGGGATGGAGAGGCCCTCGCCGGGAATCGCACGGACACGCCCGTTGTCACCGCGGAAATAGCCCATGAGCTCGACCACATCGCGCGGGAACTGATCGGCGTCCGACACCAGGTTGCGGCGCATCGCATGAGCAGCGGCCTGGTCCGTGCCCGGAGCGCGTCCCAGTCCGAGGTCGATGCGGCCGGGATAGAGGGATTCCAGCGTGCCGAACTGCTCAGCGACGATCAGCGGTGCGTGGTTGGGCAGCATGATGCCGCCAGCGCCGATGCGAATCGTCGAGGTCTGCGACCCGACGAACGCCAGTGCCACCGCCGTCGCCGCGCTCGCGATGCCAGCCATCGAATGATGCTCGGCCATCCAGAACCGCTGGTAGAGGAGGCTCTCCGCATGGCGGGCGAGGTCGGCGGAGTTGCGAAGTGACTGCCCCGCGTCGCTCCCCTCGACGATCGGTGACAGGTCGAGGATGGAGAGGGGCACCATGGGCCCGCATTTGGGTCGTTCATCGCGTCACCGCAAGGTCAGTGGCAGGCGGCAGCTGGCTTTAGGCTATGCTCCCGACTGCTCGTCGGTTGGATAGGTCGCGTTCGCCAATCCCCATGCGATCGCGAGCGCGAGGGCAGCCCACGCGGGCATCGCATAGTCGGTGTCGAAGCCGGTCAGCATCAGCGCAAGAAAGCAGAAGAAGCCGAGGACGTACCAGCCCTTCGGCGATCCTTTGCCGGCGATCTCATATTGGATCC
This portion of the Sphingomonas limnosediminicola genome encodes:
- a CDS encoding NADH:flavin oxidoreductase/NADH oxidase, translated to MPALFSPIEVGGLKLANRIVIAPMCQYSAEDGNMTDWHMIHLGHLALSGAALLTIEATGVTPEGRISYGDTGLWSDANEEAMARVLASVRRWSDMPVAIQLGHAGRKASTDKPWFGGAQITPHAENGWQTVAPSPIPFLEGENPPVELDRERLDRIREAFADAAVRAARLDLAAVQLHGAHGYLLHQFLSPLSNRRTDEYGGSLENRMRFPLEVFDAVRAAFPPDKPVTMRVSATDWVDGGWDLEQTIEFARALDALGCGAIHVSSGGLDPRQQIPVGPSYQVPLAREIKRAVNMPVVAVGMITEPEQAEAIVGTGDADMVALARGILYDPRWPWHAAAEIGGKVQVPPQYLRSQPRQHPDLFDCGK
- a CDS encoding TIGR02300 family protein; translation: MVKPEWGSKRTCPKCSTRFYDLGNDDPVHCINCGTDFVPEPVLKSKQPMAFEAAPVAAKEPAQDDELAAEDLAVDEDAEISPDEEVDLETGDNDLGVETGGEDDES
- a CDS encoding putative bifunctional diguanylate cyclase/phosphodiesterase, which gives rise to MHAKAGPIASSHMIISCATIAAILLFVALGSRVLAPALGGAAVPNSSLTMAFLLNIAIILFGWRRSKDLREALDAYEQAERLAERNANTDPTTGLANRREVLRSIADAMEARRGATLLLIDLDHFKRVNDLHGHVVGDQLLKHVAEVLLGAAPSGACCARTGGDEFAVLIESADAKNAEQVATGVLAQLATPTFAAGAQVQATASIGIAGAEKLSKAEDLLRRGDVALYSAKRAGRGQFAWFDPQLDRELSERLEFEEDMRVGIAKGEFVPFFQPLIDLSTRDLVGFEALARWRSPKRGFVEADQFIDVAESSGLISPLTLGVIAQALKEARTWPPNLKLAVNISPVQFRDSRLAAQIIKVLTESGFPASRLEIEITEAALLEDRDQVLSIIHSLKNVGVSVSLDDFGTGYASLAQVNSLPLDRVKIDRSFISTIVKSESTAAIVSSIAGLGHQLNVPITAEGVESEQIRNALKNFGCTEAQGWLFGRPVSGDSVRTFLGLKGQNGAGDMTAEPPKAAEGDRHRFTPRIGRVL
- a CDS encoding d(CMP) kinase: MVIAVDGPAASGKGTIARALAAHFGLPHMDTGLLYRAVALNLWRWGGDPSSEFEALRACSAVGVDPDDPELRSEAVSKYASAISAYPSVRAALLERQQEFAGQPKGAVLDGRDIGTVIAPDAPVKLFVTASAEVRAQRRVRELLARGMPAHLEDVLLDIHARDDRDSSRKTAPLRQADGALLLDTTDLDVDQSIAKAINLAEEQLARAE
- a CDS encoding LLM class flavin-dependent oxidoreductase, which gives rise to MVPLSILDLSPIVEGSDAGQSLRNSADLARHAESLLYQRFWMAEHHSMAGIASAATAVALAFVGSQTSTIRIGAGGIMLPNHAPLIVAEQFGTLESLYPGRIDLGLGRAPGTDQAAAHAMRRNLVSDADQFPRDVVELMGYFRGDNGRVRAIPGEGLSIPIWILGSSLFGAQLAAMLGLPYAFASHFAPQMMMEAIKVYRERFEPSEQLDKPYVMLGFNAIVADSDEEAQLLATSVQQAFVSLRTGNPIQLPPPRPGYADELPLEARATLRQILSASAIGSPETARRQIGEFVECTLPDELMVTAQVYDHQARLKSYQLLMEAVRQPEPALSS
- a CDS encoding PEPxxWA-CTERM sorting domain-containing protein, with the translated sequence MLAGALIAKKIGQGYALLKKCAHDDGLQLSLDGGIGLVVDTPGPTAPVTTPFTITAPSAGTYHFTMSYGECCGGPAVLQWFYKEGGPVGEVPEPATWAMTLLGFGAIGFQIRRTRNVKVTYRAA